The Candidatus Krumholzibacteriia bacterium genome contains the following window.
GACGCCCCGCCGTGCCACCGAATCGCCCAAAGCTGTGATCCGCATCACAGCATCACGTTCCCACGCTCGCCCGGCCCCGGTTCCCGCCCTAGCGTTCGCGATGCTCGACGGCACCACGGGCTCCGTCGACCACCCCCTGACGCGGGAGCCGGCATGCAGTACGACCTCCACAAGCCCGAACCCCCGACCGACGACAAACGCTGGAAGCTGGTGAGCGCGACGATGCGGCGCTGCGGGGGGGACGCGCGCGCCCTGATCGAGACGCTGCACACCGTCCAGGACACCTTCGGATACCTCGATCCCGACGCGCTGAAGTTCGTCGCGGTGTCGCTGCGGGTGCCCTACAGCACGGTCTTCGGCGTGGCGACCTTCTACCACCACTTCTCGATGAAGCCGCCGGGCGACCACACCTGCGTGGTCTGCACCGGCACGGCCTGCCACATCAAGGGCGCGGGCGAGCTGCTCGAGAAGATCGAGCAGGAGTTCGGCGTCGCCGCCGGCGAAACGCGCGAGGACGGGAAGATCTCCGTGCTCGAGGCGCGCTGCATCGGCGCCTGCGGTCTGGCCCCGGTCGCGACCTTCGACGGCGACGTCGCCGGCAAGCTGTCCGGGGACGAGACCCTCGCTCGCATCCACGGGATGGTCGACGATGAACTATGAAGAACTCGTGGAACTGGCCGACGAGGCCCGTGCCGACGTCGAAGGTTACGACCACACGATCCGCGTCTGCACCGCGGCGGGCTGCCTGAGCTCGGGCAGCGGGGCGGTCAAGGACGCCCTCGAGACCGAGGTCGGGAAGCGCGGCGAAGGTGAGCACCGCTGCCGGGTCTCGGGCGCCGGCTGCATGGGCCTGTGCGCGGGCGGACCGCTCGTGAAGGTCGACGACGACGTCGTGTATCGCGA
Protein-coding sequences here:
- the hoxE gene encoding bidirectional hydrogenase complex protein HoxE, whose translation is MQYDLHKPEPPTDDKRWKLVSATMRRCGGDARALIETLHTVQDTFGYLDPDALKFVAVSLRVPYSTVFGVATFYHHFSMKPPGDHTCVVCTGTACHIKGAGELLEKIEQEFGVAAGETREDGKISVLEARCIGACGLAPVATFDGDVAGKLSGDETLARIHGMVDDEL